AATCGCCAGAGTAGTCCCGCCAGGCGTAGTACCAGGTCGCGACCACCGTTTGGGCATCGACCATCGACTTCTCGTACCACACGATGTAGGCGGTATCGATCAAGTGTCTACGCCCGCGGCCGCGATGTTTGACTACGCACGTCGATCCACATTGGCGACACGTCGCTTGTTCGTTATGCCGATAGGTGTCCTTGTCCGAACCGAGCGGATAGGTTTCGCGGCAATGCGTGCAGTACGCCATCTGAACCTTTCCGTCGCGCCAGACAAACAGGTAGCGACTCCTGAGGAACGCGACGTCTCGTGCGTACTCGATCAGCGCTGCGCTGGGTTCCGTCGGAAAATGCGCGAAGAAGTCGTGGCTCACAGGGCCTCGCCTCCTTCCGCATCGTCGAAGAGCGAAAGTTGGGTTAAAGCTGGCGCCGTCGACTTCTTGGACGCTTGGGCTGATTTGGCCGACGTTACGCGTGTCGGTGCGGCGACTCGGGCGGGCGGTTGTGGCTCGGGCGGAATCTCGAAGGGCTTGCCGTCCCAACAATCAAAATATTGGAGGACGATGCCGAATCCGTCCGCGTCTGAAATTACGGCCACATTGCCCACACGCTGCGTTTCCGCGTAACGTCGCATGGTGTCAAGGCTTTTGAGGATGGTTTTCTCTTCCTCGAGGAGGTTCTTCGCGTGTTCCGGGTGCTGTTCGAGGTGCACCAACAAAAAGCGTCCGATCACCTGGACATACGGATGATGCTCGTTGGCGCTCATCTCCAGTGTGATTTTCTCAACAGCCTTTTCGTACATATCGGTTCGCTCCTTTGCCCATCCCCGATGTCACGGGGGATGGGTAGGTGTATCCCCGCGTGACTCGGGTGTGGTGCAAGGGCGATGTGTTATCGCAAACGATGTTGAAGGTTAAACAGCTGGATGAGTTTACTCTCTACAAGATCACGAGTTTCGTCTGCGATGTGTCCTAACTCATACCGGATGATTCTCGTTGTCATGCTTACCATTCGATGTAACCGAATCACGGACGAGACTTTCAAACCCGTTGGTGCAAACGCATCCGTGCCCGCCCGTAAGACGATGTCTGTTGGAAGTAGATGCGTCGGCACTTGACTGCTAATGAACGCAACCACTACATGGTCATGGGCACTGATTGGATCGGTGAGACACAGGGCTGGTCTCACCTTGTGCGACTGTAGGTCATCAAACGGAAATGGGATGAGCACGATTTTATGCTTCATCTTCATAAAGAATCGGCTTCCCATCTTCTACGGTGTATAGATCTTCACTCGGATCGGCCAAGAACTCGAAGGCCGGGTTTCGGGCCAAAGCATGTAGCCATGCTTCTTCAGTGATATCCTCTGCAGTTGACAACGCTGACGAAAGGTCAAACTCCTCAATCATTT
This region of Alicyclobacillus acidocaldarius subsp. acidocaldarius DSM 446 genomic DNA includes:
- a CDS encoding type II toxin-antitoxin system PemK/MazF family toxin, encoding MGSRFFMKMKHKIVLIPFPFDDLQSHKVRPALCLTDPISAHDHVVVAFISSQVPTHLLPTDIVLRAGTDAFAPTGLKVSSVIRLHRMVSMTTRIIRYELGHIADETRDLVESKLIQLFNLQHRLR